From the Phycisphaerae bacterium genome, one window contains:
- a CDS encoding ABC transporter ATP-binding protein, protein MTDVLEIENLHKSFRLGSQVIRALNGVSLSVAQGTLAAIMGASGSGKSTLLHMAGGLDLPDSGTVRIESKDLTRMSDRQRTLFRRKRIGIIFQAYNLLPTLTAEENVAVPLLIDGLNSSQIRSRVAEMIRLVHLEHRAGHRPQAMSGGEQQRVAIARALLNDPALILADEPTGNIDSISAVEVWELLRRLAHEMGKTVLMVTHEAAAASYADRIYVLKDGQIIGRIEGIKPSDAALVASRYTELAR, encoded by the coding sequence ATGACCGACGTCCTGGAGATTGAGAACCTTCACAAGAGCTTCCGACTGGGCAGCCAGGTAATCCGGGCATTGAACGGCGTTTCGCTCTCGGTGGCCCAGGGCACGCTGGCAGCCATCATGGGGGCCAGCGGTTCGGGCAAGAGCACGCTTCTTCACATGGCGGGCGGGCTTGACCTGCCCGACTCGGGAACCGTGAGAATCGAGTCCAAGGATTTGACGCGCATGTCCGACCGTCAGCGGACGCTGTTTCGGCGAAAGCGCATAGGCATCATCTTCCAGGCTTACAACCTGCTGCCTACTCTCACGGCCGAGGAGAACGTGGCCGTGCCCCTTCTGATCGACGGCCTGAACAGCAGCCAGATCAGATCTCGCGTGGCGGAAATGATTCGACTGGTGCACCTGGAGCATCGCGCCGGCCACAGACCACAGGCGATGTCGGGAGGCGAACAGCAGCGCGTGGCGATCGCACGGGCTCTACTCAATGACCCGGCCCTGATCCTGGCCGACGAGCCGACGGGCAACATCGACTCGATCAGCGCGGTCGAGGTGTGGGAACTGCTCCGTCGGCTGGCCCATGAGATGGGCAAGACGGTTCTGATGGTCACGCACGAGGCCGCGGCGGCCTCCTACGCAGACAGGATTTACGTGCTCAAAGACGGACAGATCATCGGTAGGATCGAGGGAATAAAACCAAGTGATGCGGCACTGGTCGCAAGTCGGTATACGGAACTGGCGCGTTAA
- a CDS encoding metallophosphoesterase, with protein MRLVVTADLHYDIARSMAPARRVAEQICGLDADALLVLGDVGGRDPDIVRDGLHLFDRFKGRRFFVAGNHDIWTNPGEDSLDRLERVLPQICQDAGFHDLGLAPAEVDGVGLAGSIGWYDYSFRSEQLHIPLRFYEAKIAPGAASRLDEYAHLVADLSDVPEEALRIGTRWMDGEHVRLPMSDVDFCRRLVERADAHLRQLERICRTIIFGIHHLPFEELVPHQDHPGWAFGSAFLGSTRFGELLLRCPKVRYVFCGHSHREHRMRIGHIDCVDVGCTYISKRYEIVEV; from the coding sequence ATGAGGCTTGTGGTTACTGCCGACCTTCATTACGACATTGCCCGCAGCATGGCGCCGGCCCGCAGAGTGGCCGAGCAGATCTGCGGACTCGATGCCGACGCGCTGCTGGTTCTCGGCGACGTCGGCGGCCGGGACCCCGATATTGTACGCGATGGCCTTCATCTTTTCGACAGATTCAAGGGTCGCAGATTCTTCGTTGCAGGCAACCACGACATCTGGACCAATCCCGGCGAGGACTCCCTTGACCGCTTAGAGCGGGTGTTGCCCCAAATCTGTCAAGATGCAGGGTTTCACGATCTCGGCCTGGCCCCGGCCGAGGTGGACGGCGTCGGCCTGGCCGGTTCGATCGGCTGGTATGACTACAGTTTCCGCTCGGAGCAATTGCACATCCCGCTGCGATTTTACGAAGCCAAAATCGCCCCTGGCGCGGCCTCTCGCCTGGATGAATACGCCCATCTGGTGGCAGACCTCTCGGATGTCCCTGAAGAGGCTTTGCGCATCGGAACGCGCTGGATGGACGGCGAGCACGTGCGCCTCCCGATGAGCGACGTCGATTTCTGCCGGCGGTTGGTCGAACGCGCCGATGCCCACCTGCGGCAACTGGAGCGGATCTGCCGCACGATCATTTTCGGTATCCATCACCTGCCCTTTGAGGAGCTGGTTCCGCATCAAGACCACCCTGGCTGGGCGTTCGGGTCAGCCTTCCTGGGAAGTACGCGCTTCGGCGAGCTCCTTCTGCGATGCCCGAAGGTGCGATACGTGTTCTGCGGCCACAGCCATCGCGAGCACCGCATGCGAATCGGACATATCGATTGCGTCGACGTCGGTTGCACCTACATATCCAAACGCTATGAGATCGTAGAAGTGTAG
- a CDS encoding OmpA family protein yields MARLVSSLVRLFSLVLVISLFGCSDQLKQCQQDLTTANDRVQELQKLYDQAERARMAAEDEVTALKAERDRLKGELAKKPEGWDKVPGGALINIEGDILFDSGKAELRKEGMPTLDKITDAIKQRYPNHEIYIFGHTDNDPIEKSNWKDNYELSCQRSLTVLRYLKNAGVRNYLAACGWGETRPAQTNDTEEGKQANRRVQIFALDPKLRGQ; encoded by the coding sequence ATGGCGCGTCTGGTTTCCAGTCTGGTGAGGCTGTTTTCCCTCGTATTGGTCATTTCGTTGTTCGGCTGCTCCGATCAGCTCAAGCAATGCCAGCAGGATCTGACGACCGCAAATGACCGGGTGCAGGAATTGCAGAAGCTCTACGATCAGGCCGAGCGCGCTCGCATGGCGGCCGAGGACGAAGTTACTGCTCTGAAAGCCGAACGAGACCGCCTCAAGGGTGAGCTGGCCAAGAAACCCGAGGGTTGGGACAAGGTGCCCGGAGGGGCATTGATCAACATCGAAGGCGACATTCTGTTCGATTCCGGAAAGGCCGAGCTGCGCAAAGAAGGGATGCCGACTCTGGACAAGATCACCGATGCGATCAAGCAGCGGTACCCCAACCACGAGATCTACATCTTCGGTCATACGGACAACGACCCGATCGAAAAGAGCAATTGGAAAGACAACTACGAACTAAGCTGCCAGCGGTCGCTGACCGTTTTGCGTTATCTCAAGAACGCCGGCGTTCGAAACTACCTGGCGGCCTGTGGCTGGGGCGAGACGCGTCCGGCGCAGACCAACGACACCGAGGAAGGCAAACAAGCCAATCGCCGCGTGCAGATCTTCGCTCTGGATCCCAAGCTTCGCGGCCAATGA
- a CDS encoding HDOD domain-containing protein produces MDTTVLELIKRSAAIPSMPQVAVRFLEIIQDPDFDYREVVEVLSSDPGTTCEILRLANSALFGVTRKVTALPHAMTLLGIKRIRSLVLGRYIVESLNRNGCASIEPAYYWRRSLTAAVLAARLADAILPDRREEAFISGLLADVGIVILDAAFPDKYRTIAEQYRPGGNPDLALTEEILLGTTHGKVSATVLDHWKLPEAICEAVHWHSWECREQGRNALADLTGAANRISTWVCEAPTDLDAVVADCREIAHVLNLAPETLARCLMEIEEHVSDLSSLLRIEVVSSQMYEVITTRISEGLTHLETVEV; encoded by the coding sequence ATGGACACCACAGTTCTGGAACTGATCAAACGCTCTGCGGCGATCCCGTCGATGCCGCAAGTGGCGGTGCGATTCCTCGAGATCATACAAGACCCGGATTTCGATTACCGCGAAGTGGTCGAGGTCTTGTCTTCCGACCCCGGGACGACCTGCGAGATACTGAGATTGGCGAACTCCGCCTTGTTCGGCGTCACGCGCAAAGTCACCGCATTGCCGCATGCAATGACCCTGCTGGGCATCAAGCGAATCCGCTCGTTGGTCCTCGGGCGATACATTGTCGAGAGCCTGAACAGAAACGGATGCGCAAGCATCGAACCGGCCTATTATTGGCGACGATCGCTGACGGCCGCGGTTCTCGCGGCCCGGCTCGCGGACGCGATCCTGCCCGACCGACGCGAAGAAGCGTTTATCTCAGGATTGCTGGCCGATGTGGGGATCGTCATTCTGGATGCCGCGTTTCCGGACAAGTACCGTACAATCGCCGAGCAATACCGCCCTGGAGGCAACCCCGATCTGGCTCTGACTGAAGAAATCCTGCTTGGCACCACCCACGGTAAGGTTTCCGCGACGGTGCTGGATCACTGGAAGTTGCCGGAAGCCATCTGCGAGGCCGTTCATTGGCACTCATGGGAATGCCGCGAGCAAGGTCGAAATGCCCTGGCCGATCTGACGGGTGCGGCCAACCGGATCAGCACATGGGTATGCGAAGCCCCGACGGACCTCGACGCGGTCGTCGCAGACTGCCGCGAAATCGCGCATGTCCTGAATCTGGCACCGGAGACGCTGGCTCGCTGCCTCATGGAGATTGAGGAACACGTTTCGGATCTCTCGTCGCTGCTCAGGATCGAGGTCGTCTCCTCACAAATGTATGAAGTCATCACCACACGAATCAGTGAGGGGCTGACCCATCTCGAAACGGTGGAGGTATAG
- a CDS encoding A24 family peptidase, with the protein METWYWTIFALLFGACTGSFLNVVIYRWPRGISLLSPSRSFCPTCSQPIAWYDNLPVLSYLRLGGRCRSCRNPISLRYPFVELATMLVFVMTFDAFFAARQRFGVGDMGDDWVILIAHWALWAGMIALAVMDLEAYMVDVNVTWSLLLIGLIGHVFWTPPRSVEWIRPSPTLAAFALAVTVGLAVGALLFLRGPEEPSPEQSADEEAPAAPSVTSPRGRIPIGLLVAVVFVVGYAVAVSLMGEQPRLRRPQLPDHSAVFSQSAEASQIDAGAIRLATGLALAFVGLVLAASQPSPEADQEIVDAIHEEAPKSRRNALLELRLLLPAFVLVGVLMFVLASSQRTSFETHVRDVVHWSPAGHWKPIWGLSTALSGWVIGGAIGWFTRIVGTLLLGKEALGMGDVHIMAAAGAVAGWPVVLIGFFLAAVLALLGLIVIHFRRQSRALPYGPWLALGFLVASVYQDRILLFLQVRWLLEQSL; encoded by the coding sequence GTGGAAACCTGGTACTGGACCATATTCGCCCTGTTGTTCGGCGCCTGCACAGGGAGTTTTCTCAACGTGGTCATCTACCGCTGGCCTCGCGGGATTTCGCTTCTTTCGCCGTCGCGCTCTTTCTGTCCGACATGCAGTCAGCCCATCGCCTGGTATGACAACCTTCCCGTCCTGAGCTACCTGCGACTGGGCGGTCGATGCCGAAGTTGCCGCAATCCCATTTCGCTGCGATACCCGTTTGTTGAACTGGCGACGATGCTCGTCTTCGTGATGACTTTCGACGCCTTTTTTGCCGCCCGACAACGTTTCGGCGTAGGTGACATGGGCGACGACTGGGTGATCCTGATCGCTCACTGGGCGTTGTGGGCCGGCATGATCGCCTTGGCGGTCATGGATCTCGAAGCCTACATGGTCGACGTCAACGTCACTTGGTCGCTCCTGCTGATCGGCCTGATCGGTCATGTCTTCTGGACGCCTCCGAGGAGCGTTGAATGGATCCGTCCGTCTCCGACGCTGGCCGCTTTTGCCTTGGCGGTCACTGTCGGTCTGGCCGTTGGTGCCTTGCTGTTTCTTCGGGGGCCGGAGGAGCCGTCCCCGGAACAATCTGCCGACGAGGAGGCGCCGGCCGCGCCGTCGGTCACATCGCCGAGAGGTCGCATTCCGATCGGCTTGCTGGTCGCTGTTGTCTTCGTGGTCGGCTATGCCGTGGCGGTTTCGCTGATGGGCGAGCAACCCCGGCTCCGTCGCCCGCAATTGCCTGACCACTCGGCCGTCTTCAGCCAGTCCGCGGAGGCTTCACAGATCGATGCCGGCGCAATTCGTCTGGCGACGGGCTTAGCATTAGCCTTCGTCGGTCTGGTACTGGCCGCCAGCCAACCAAGTCCCGAGGCCGACCAGGAAATCGTGGATGCCATCCACGAAGAGGCGCCAAAGTCCCGTCGCAACGCCTTGCTTGAATTGAGACTACTGCTGCCCGCCTTTGTCCTTGTGGGCGTTTTGATGTTTGTTCTCGCTTCCTCACAGCGGACATCATTCGAGACGCACGTCCGCGACGTTGTCCACTGGTCGCCAGCGGGGCACTGGAAACCTATTTGGGGACTCTCCACCGCGCTGAGCGGATGGGTGATCGGGGGAGCAATCGGGTGGTTTACGCGGATCGTTGGCACGCTCCTGCTGGGCAAAGAAGCGTTGGGAATGGGAGACGTTCATATCATGGCGGCCGCCGGTGCGGTCGCGGGTTGGCCAGTGGTCCTTATAGGCTTCTTTCTCGCTGCCGTGCTTGCGTTGCTGGGCCTGATTGTCATCCACTTCCGTCGTCAAAGCCGCGCTCTACCGTACGGGCCCTGGCTGGCACTGGGGTTCTTGGTCGCGAGCGTGTACCAGGATCGAATCCTGCTTTTCCTGCAGGTCCGCTGGCTGCTCGAACAATCGCTCTGA